Proteins encoded by one window of Chondromyces crocatus:
- a CDS encoding MotA/TolQ/ExbB proton channel family protein, producing MMQFDLAHIWASMGLLSKLVAFALVLMGLASIAVVVERMIALRRLGLETRRFAKEARPLMEVWDTGAIVDVAERYRLSALARLMAATIRRYERACDEGDGGVPAVELARREAGRRREAIGADLRRGMNVLASVGSVAPFVGLLGTVIGIITAFQTIASSGSGGLGAVSAGISEALIVTALGLGVAIPAVLFFNYLSARVSAVELALERSAGELIDEMENEHGRHSGEHEIAKAAA from the coding sequence ATGATGCAATTCGATCTCGCGCATATCTGGGCCAGCATGGGGCTGCTCAGCAAGCTGGTTGCTTTCGCCCTGGTCCTCATGGGGCTGGCGAGCATTGCCGTGGTCGTGGAGCGGATGATCGCCCTCCGCAGGCTCGGCCTGGAGACGCGGCGGTTCGCGAAGGAGGCCAGGCCCTTGATGGAGGTCTGGGACACGGGCGCCATCGTCGACGTGGCCGAGCGGTATCGGCTGTCGGCGCTCGCGCGGCTGATGGCGGCCACGATCCGTCGCTATGAGCGCGCCTGCGACGAGGGGGATGGCGGCGTGCCCGCGGTGGAGCTGGCACGGCGTGAGGCCGGGCGGCGCCGCGAGGCGATCGGGGCCGATCTGCGCCGGGGGATGAACGTGCTGGCTTCCGTGGGATCGGTGGCCCCGTTCGTGGGGCTGCTCGGCACGGTGATCGGGATCATCACCGCCTTCCAGACGATCGCGTCGTCCGGCTCGGGCGGGCTCGGTGCGGTGAGCGCCGGCATCTCGGAGGCCCTCATCGTCACCGCGCTGGGTCTCGGGGTCGCGATCCCGGCGGTGCTCTTCTTCAACTACCTGAGCGCCCGAGTGTCCGCGGTGGAGCTCGCGCTGGAGCGCAGCGCGGGGGAGCTCATCGACGAAATGGAGAACGAACATGGGCGCCACAGTGGAGAGCACGAGATCGCGAAGGCCGCAGCTTGA
- a CDS encoding ExbD/TolR family protein codes for MLLIIFMVVAPQLEHGERVELPAVFQPDAKSKTKLDPIYVTVTASGRLFLEKEVIEDLTALDARLREVRSAEPERRVVLKGDGSVKYQKMREAFALCQKLGFAGIALQVSQRGGGAGVPEEG; via the coding sequence GTGCTGCTCATCATCTTCATGGTGGTGGCGCCACAGCTCGAGCACGGGGAGCGGGTGGAGCTGCCGGCGGTGTTCCAGCCGGACGCGAAGTCGAAGACCAAGCTCGACCCCATCTACGTGACGGTGACCGCGAGCGGACGGCTGTTCCTGGAGAAGGAGGTCATCGAGGACCTCACGGCGCTGGATGCGCGGCTTCGGGAGGTGCGGAGCGCGGAGCCGGAGCGGCGGGTGGTGCTGAAGGGAGATGGTTCCGTGAAGTACCAGAAGATGCGAGAGGCCTTCGCGCTGTGCCAGAAGCTGGGCTTCGCTGGGATCGCGCTCCAGGTGAGCCAGCGCGGCGGCGGCGCGGGTGTCCCGGAGGAGGGCTGA
- a CDS encoding ExbD/TolR family protein, with translation MGMGVQGGSGRKHEVRPSMNVTPLVDVVLVLLIIFMVVTPLLAKQMWLNLPKKDEEAKNEPPPSDQDKPVVLTVDRDGTVRINRSAVDRAGVKEKVGRVLAARSDSVIYFDAHDEADYSVAVEVMDQARMGGARTIAVLTENAMP, from the coding sequence ATGGGCATGGGCGTCCAGGGGGGGAGCGGGCGAAAGCACGAGGTCAGGCCGAGCATGAACGTCACGCCGCTGGTGGACGTGGTGCTGGTGCTGCTGATCATCTTCATGGTGGTGACGCCGCTGCTCGCGAAGCAGATGTGGCTGAACCTGCCGAAGAAGGACGAGGAAGCGAAGAACGAGCCGCCGCCGAGCGATCAGGACAAACCTGTGGTGCTGACGGTGGACAGAGACGGGACGGTGCGGATCAACCGGTCCGCAGTCGACCGCGCGGGGGTGAAGGAGAAGGTCGGCCGCGTCCTCGCGGCGCGCTCGGACAGCGTGATCTACTTCGATGCTCACGATGAGGCGGATTACTCGGTGGCGGTCGAGGTGATGGATCAGGCGCGCATGGGCGGCGCCAGGACGATCGCGGTGCTCACGGAGAACGCGATGCCCTGA